The nucleotide window gggttgggctcttctcccaggcacccagccccagaacaagaggacacagtctcaagctgtgccaggggacgtttagggtggaggtgaggagaaagttcttcccagagagagttgttggccactgggatgtgctgcccagggaggtggtggagtccccacccctggaggtgttcaagaggggattggatgtggcacttggagccatggtttagctgtcaggaggtgctgggtgacagcttggacttgatgatctctgaggtctcttccaacctgattgattctctgattccacaATATGCTGACACCAAGAGCAGCCTTGGGCCTTCCACAGCTGGCAGGTGCAggacttgctcctcacatcagctctgctctcatctcaaaccattgcccctgctcctgtccctgcaggcctttgggaactgtccctctgcagccttcttgtagcccttcaggtcctggaaggctgctccaaggtcctGCTTCTTCTTCTGTAGCAAGGAAGCCCTTCCTAACCCCCTCCAGCTGGAATGAGTGCCCCCACACTCTGGGTAAGCTGATCTGGAGGTGGCAGCTCACAGCAGGAGCCACCAGCTCCTCGTGGGTCCcttgcaccagcagctccagggccagTATTtaaagcaggggcaggagcccagctctgggctcagtcTCACAGGAGCAAAGGTGGaaaaagcagctcagagcagctccccttGCACAGGCAGTGGAAAGAAATACTCAGTGGTTTCTGCCTCCCTTCGTGTTGCAAGAGACTCcctgggggtgggcagagccAAGTGCCTGCAATGAGGACATCTCCTCAGATCTAATCTCTGCCACTGGAGTTCTTCCCCTAGCTGAGTTTTTATGGCTCTGTGTAAGCCCAGAGCTGTTTGCAGAGATGGCCTTTGGGTTATGGGAGGAGGGaagctcaaccacctcccctcTCAGCTCCCAGCAATGAAATGCAATCAGTGGTTCACAGAACCCTGGGCTGGCTCAGGGGggaaggagctcagagctcaactgctccaacctcccctccatgcccagggacatctctcaccctcagggcctcatccagcctggccctgaacacccccaagcaagaggcagccgcagcctccctgggcagcctgggccagagcctcagcagcctcacactgagcagcttctgcctcaattccaaaccattccccctgggcctggctccagaccccctcagcaaaagtctctcttcagccttcctgctggggacagcagagctggaggcaggattggaggtgaggtctgagcagagcagagcccaggggcaggatcccctctgctgccctctgcccaccctgctctggctgcagcccagcacccagctgcctgagggctgcaggaggcactgctggctcctggggagctgctcagcacccagcacccccagggctctttctccagagctgctctcagccctctgcacccagcctgggtctgtgctgggcttggcctgacccagctgcaggaccttcgATAGGAAAAGGTTTTCTGTGTCTGCCCTTGCAAgactctgctgcagccactcGACCTCACTGAGGGAGACAACTGCAGCCTccatcctgcctgcccaggagaggttcagccccagctgcctgccccagcatgagcagggacaAGAGAGGAGGGAGTCAGCGCCAGGCTCTCTCCCCCaacagagcaggggcagcagtttCGTTGTCAGTAGCTGAGGGCAGGTTTCTGAGCAGCCCAGGTGCAGCCGGAGCAGCTGAGcgaaagcagagggctggaggctgcagggctgctaaTCATTGTCTGTGATCGCCGCGGGAAGACAAAAGCTGAACCGCTGAGTTTCGCCACGCAGGAGACAAGGAGCCAGCCAGGGAGGAGCCTTCATTAGCTGCTGTTACCAGCGATGTGTTGTCAGATACACAGCGCTGGGAGCTGGGACACGATCCCCACAATGCCCAacacagccacccccagccGGTGACGGTGCCTGCCGCATACCTGAGCACAGGGGTAatgctctgcctgcctcagaCACAACCCCCTGAGCACATCCctcttggcagcagctgcagggctggcagcctccATGGGaagctgagctccctcccaccctCACCCACCCCGCACAGCATAAAAGCCACCGGCGAGGACAGAGCCTGCAGTCCGCTTGGTGCCTACAGCTGAGCAGGGGACTTGCACCTGGGGCTCTGATCGCTTCCACCATGAGCTGCAGCATCAAGAGAACATCCAGCACCTCCTACAGGAGCGGCGGAGGGGCctgtggcggcggcggcaggagcTCCTCGGTGTCCTGCCGGCGCTACGCCGCCTCCTGCTACGGAGGGGGCAGCTCCGGGGGGGCGGCAGGCGGCATGGGCTACGGAGGCGGCATGAGCGCCGGCAGCACGGCAGGAGGCTTCTGCGGGGGCATGGCAGCGGGCTTCGGGGGGGGCATGGCAGCAGGcttcggggtggggggggacatGCTGCTGAGTGGCAACGAGAAGGTCACCATGCAGAACCTCAACGACCGCCTGGCCTCCTACCTGGACAAGGTGCggcggctggaggaggagaacgcgcagctggagctgcacatCCGCGAGTGGTACAGGAagcaagctcctgctgctgccaaggaCTACAGCCCCTACTACCAGGCCATCGAGCAGCTCCAGAACCAGGTaggacagccccagctgaggGGGCTCCGTCCCTGCTGCTTCGCCTTCCCGAGGGCTTCCTCCTGCCCTCGGGCGCCGGCTctgaggggctggcaggaggctcctgggcagcctcagtgGTGGCACCgaaagctgctgagctgagcctccCACCCCGTGGGTGAGCAAACCCTCAGCACCCCACAAGAGGAAGGGACATTCCCTGggggcacagccccaggtgAGGCAGAGCTCCAGCGGGCCCAGGCACGGTGCCTGGATCTGCAATCCCACCTTGCCCAGGGGCTCCAAAGCAGGCTCCTGTGCTCTCCCACCccacctgctccccagcccctggagtGCTCCATCTGCCCTCCCTTCACCTCTGCACCTTACACTGGTACCAAgaaaagggagcagagggggaagcagCAGATCACAAAGGGCTGAATCTGTTCCTTGGGACACATGGAGAAGACTCTAAGTCAAGACAGAGAAGCCCAGAGTGGGGCTGTAGGAGGATGGTCTGAGACAGCccaggtctccttggagctttagCCTCTGCCATGGCCCTGCAGGAAGCAATTCCAAGagcctcagtgaggccctgCCAAAGCTTTGGgtctcctttcctcctgcccttGCTTCTGGAGCACAAactcctctccaacctcctcctctgcagatcATTGCTGCCTCCGTGGACAacaacaggctgctgctggacattGACAACAGCAAGATGACAGCTGAGGACTTCAGGATGAAGTGAGtgcccctgggagccctgcagggctgcctctggGGAGTGTCCTGGTTGCACTGGGGCTGTGGCCTGGGACCATCAccacctccttcccctgcaggtATGAGAACGAGTTGGTCATCAGGCAGACTGTGGAGGCTGACATCAACGGCTTGAGAAACCTCCTGGATGATCTGACTCTGGTTAGATCTTCCCTGGAGTCTGAGCTGGAGTCCCTGAAGGATGAGCTGATTGCTCTCAAGAGAAACCACGAGGAGGTAGGACCCTAGGCATGGTCCCCTGACCCCTTCCAAAGCCCCACAGGACTCAGCTCAGCCTTGTGACACCAAACTGCCGTGGCTTGGCCCCCTGCTCCCGGCCccggtgctgagccctgctccatctgctctctctgcaggaaatgagccagctgcaggcccaGACTGGGGGGGATGTGAGTGTGGAGGTCAATGCTGCCCCGGGAGAAGACTTGACCAAGATCCTGAACGACCTGAGGAATGAATACGAGCAGATCATCGAGAAGAACCGCAGGGAGGTGGAGCAGTGGTACGAGGTCAAGGTGAGAAGCACCACACACAGCAagggccctgccctggggagccccagagcctggccctgggcaggcagagccttgGGCTGAGCCGAGgaggctgctcccctgcagccctcctgcgcagcacagggctgcaagCTGCTCCTCCCTGACGCCGGGGCTGCGCTCTGCAGATCGAGGAGGTCAATCGCCaggtcacctccagcagccaggacatccagagcagcagccagcagctgacgGAGCTGAGGCGAGAGATGCAGAACCTGGAGATcgagctgcaggcacagctcagcacgGTGCGCGGGGGCCGGTGCGCGGGGGCCGGTGCGCGGGGGGCCGGGGGCCGGTGCGCGGGGGCCGGGGGCCGGTGCGCGGGGGGCCGGGGGCCGGTGCGCGGGGGGCCGGGGGCCGGTGCGCGGGGGCCGGGGGCCCCCTCCCGGGggcgggcagggccgggccgAGCTCTGCCgctcacctcctgctcctccgCCCGCAGAAAAGTTCCCTGGAGAGCTCCTTGGCAGAAGCCGAATCTCGCTacggctgcctgctgcagcagatccAGGGCCAGATTAACTcgctggaggaggagctggccaGCATCCGCTGCGAGATGGAGAGCCAGAACCAGGAGTACAAGATGCTGCTGGGCATCAAGACCCGGCTGGAGCAGGAGATCGCCCAGtacagggcactgctgcaggagggccaGCAGGACATCGTGTAGGTGTTGCACTGGGGGGGGatgcacagcagcctcctgtgttggctgccagcacagcccctgcccacccacccctggctgccactggctgtcccctgcctgcagctcccctctggaTTAATTCCTCTCCTTTTgcagtgcttcccagggagctgggaaatCCTCCCAggcattttcttcctcttactACTCTCACTCCCAgagtgcagagctggcaggtaaGGCAGCACTGGGGAAGGATGTGGTTAGGAGGGGATCACAGCTGCCCCGGCCCCGGGGATGGGTTTGTGGTGTGGGCTGGGCAAGactccagcagcccaggagggagAGAACCTTGCTGAGTGTCATGGCTTAAAGCACAGCAgactctgccctgccctctgcctgagTCTGAGCTCCAGCAGAAGAACTTTGCAGGGCTCACAGCTCTGAGGAAGTgccttcagcactgcagggcttggagccctcctgctggccctgcctgggggagcagctgggggcagcaggggggctcAGAGGTCCCCCAGGGCCATGCTTTGTCTCTCCCCACAGGACAGTCACGAGTGTGCTAGAGCCAGAGCCACGCTGCTGCCAccctccagcccagagcccctgcccacagcccaggacaggctgaacCCAACccaactgcagcacagctgctgccagggcaaggagctggagcagagcctggcctgctgcctcctcacccctctgccacgctgcaaagctgcttgcaCTCAGCTTGACTTGGAGCAAGGCTTCCTAagggctcctctgctgctgcctcaatAAACCTTCCCTCTGCAATGCAAACCAAAGCAGTGTCTGAgagctttcctctgccagccaaggcacccagccaggcacagcctctcctgggctccaggctgtccATCCTCtcctgggctcagcacagcctgctctgcactAGGGAGATGGAGACTTTGCTGAGAGAGTATCAGTGACTGAAAggagaatggtttggagctgaggcagaagttgctcagtgtgaggctgctgagcctctggcacaggctgcccagggaggctgtggctgcctcctgcctgggggtgttgaaggccaggctggatgaggccctgagcagctgagtccagctgagagctgtccctgggcatggaggggaggttggagcagctgagctctgagctccttctGCCCTGAGCcgttctgggattctgtgatgagggtgaaaggagaagaaagctctctgcagcctctcactgtccctgcactgagctgctcagtgccactgcccTGGCTCCCCTGAGGCTGGGACTCTTCCCTTggctcagctcctcacagggctgactctgggcaggctgctccagagcctgggGGGTCCCTGACATGGAGCATTTGTCCCCTCTGAGCGCTCAGGCTGCTGTCAGGAAGCTCAGCTGAGAAGGCAGTGAGCTCcctccagagccctgccccagaGCCATCCCTACCCTCCTGAGGCAAATTCCCCCTTCAGCACCAGGATGAtgccagggagctgtggttgctgtgCTCCttggcaggaaggagaggctCAGCCCCCCCACTGCAGGGAGCTCCTGGGTTTGGCTTCTCTGGTTAAGAAGATCAAATATGTGATGAAAGTGGAGCTGAGAGGACCACAGGAGCCCAGAACAGccctctggaggtgttctgcTGCCTGAGGGTGACAGGGAAGCCTCTCTCCAGTCCCTGTGGGCACCAGAGGCACAGAAGC belongs to Dryobates pubescens isolate bDryPub1 chromosome 36, bDryPub1.pri, whole genome shotgun sequence and includes:
- the LOC128898976 gene encoding keratin, type I cytoskeletal 16-like, which translates into the protein MSCSIKRTSSTSYRSGGGACGGGGRSSSVSCRRYAASCYGGGSSGGAAGGMGYGGGMSAGSTAGGFCGGMAAGFGGGMAAGFGVGGDMLLSGNEKVTMQNLNDRLASYLDKVRRLEEENAQLELHIREWYRKQAPAAAKDYSPYYQAIEQLQNQIIAASVDNNRLLLDIDNSKMTAEDFRMKYENELVIRQTVEADINGLRNLLDDLTLVRSSLESELESLKDELIALKRNHEEEMSQLQAQTGGDVSVEVNAAPGEDLTKILNDLRNEYEQIIEKNRREVEQWYEVKIEEVNRQVTSSSQDIQSSSQQLTELRREMQNLEIELQAQLSTKSSLESSLAEAESRYGCLLQQIQGQINSLEEELASIRCEMESQNQEYKMLLGIKTRLEQEIAQYRALLQEGQQDIVASQGAGKSSQAFSSSYYSHSQSAELAGQSRVC